Proteins from one Anopheles nili chromosome 2, idAnoNiliSN_F5_01, whole genome shotgun sequence genomic window:
- the LOC128731578 gene encoding tetratricopeptide repeat protein 28, whose translation MHTERRRHRTRGAVTVHQSSGGGATGTTTLSTATTLTAAAAAASVSAASSQPAIHPTVWEILSAELILSNEPEGTPELPAANRALFLEKVRQSNTACQNGDFSTAVQLYTDALGLDPGNHILYSNRSAARLKQGQFALALQDATRARELCPQWPKAYFRQGVALQCLGRYGEALAAFSAGLAQDPNSKQLLAGLVEASIKSPLRHALEPTFQQLKAMKLDQSPFVVISVCGQELLGAGQYHAAVTVLESALRIGSCSLKLRGSVFSALSSAHWALNQLDKAIAYMQQDLAVAKSLGDTAGECRAHGNLGSAYFSQGSYKEALTSHRYQLVLAMKCKDTQAAAAALTSLGHVYTAIGDYPNALASHKQCVQLVKQMGDRLQEAREIGNVGAVYLAMGEFDSAVDCHTQHLRLARKLANQVEEARAYSNLGSSYHYKRNFTQAITYHESVLRIAQQLGDRAIEARAYAGLGHAARCGHDFVQAKRWHEKQLEMALAARDKVGEGRACSNLGIVYQLLGEHDAALKLHQAHLTIARQLQDKAGMGRAYGNIGNAYSAAGYYESAIKYHKQELIISKEVHDRSAEASTHGNLAVAYQALGAHDMALMHYRAHLNIARELKDTAGEACALLNLGNCLSSRQEFAQAVPYYEQYLMLSQELGDVAAEGKACHFLGYAHYCIGNYREAVRYYDQDLALAKDLQNKMNMGRAYCNLGLAHLALGNTGGALECQKYFLAIAHMTNHLPGKFRALGNIGDVLIRMGDVDEAIKMYQRQLALARQTRERGMEAAACGALGLAHRLLKKLDKALGYHTQELTLRQEMGDLPGECRAHGHLGAVHMALGNYTHAVKCYQEQLERAQELQDSAVEAQAFGNLGIARLNMGHYEDAIGYLEQQLGTLEQVNTATAQHDRARALGHLGDCYDALGDYHAEAIKCHERHLQLAIALQSARDQERAYRGLGNCHKSVGNLQEALVCLEKRLVVSHELGNPEAKAAAYGDLGGIHSALGNYEQAINCLEHQRDIARELGDRVLTSDAISGLGAVFQQMGDYDESLRLHKQDLELGEGASHATLQARACGNLGSVYDALRNYPESARYYEKQLALTADRQTKAHACLALGRVYHAMEQVPQAIGFLRQGLAIAQSLNKLEDEAKLRHRLGLALIASGEDDAARQQMESAAQILESIRSDQVTPEARTQLYELQTACYQTLQRVLVGLGRPEDALVAAERCRSRMGADSNQSAENSLNNRKTLLTCSEYIFDTVNRSKTSVIYYSLAGSDLYAWFLQPQKRIVRFHATKLDEQALPMVKKKALLAGSGGGTEKKTAAGESTGTGTDRGSLLEQYINYVRDCLGVNSSGVLQEGDGSGWKSSNENLIDDFANERAGFLRMVNRNHLLNSSNYSLSSLFSLGSVGGSVASLQGSTRSIGSLQGSTRSRRSNMLPPWQGPSCLHVLYNLLLAPFEDLLPDISTTARIGRRELILILEKELYLVPFAILRSGDEDGEYLSERCSLLTVPSLHTLRQKSRIKTREPAEGLNSALVIGGPKIPSSLSDTWGWSDSPASLQEAAMVSDMLNTKPLVSSSATKEAILSELGAAECVHFAANVSWKLGAVVLSPGEVLDSPPSQKRFYPTDGDHDEEATDLSAGGIEIPPLSDFILSAADLLSMKLTAKLVVLSSYHSVEPITGSGVANLAGSWLFAGTGAVLVSLWPVPETAAKILLRAFYSALLQGTRAARALAEAMQTVQHTKHFAHPANWAGFILIGGNVRLSNKVALIGQALCELMRTPDKCRDALRVCLHLVEKSLQRIHRGQKNAMYTTQKSIDNKAGPVSGWKDLLMAVGFRFEPAANGIPSSVFFPQSDPEDRLSQCSASLQALLGLSPTTLHALSKLVHGAEIADEIIGVMRNVVTQFPPKATDNESAIDVPLSVRLWRVSGCHELLASLGFDLMEVGQDQVTLRTGKQANRRNCQFVLQALLALFDTQEAPKSLGIESSSSSESLNEEDSPDEQTVQQPSMQQQQQQQSQSQQPGQQQQQQQQQQQQQPQQQSSQGVAITSQQQQQQQQQLKAGVSPTPTQADSQQRSISPAVTVKSQASYNFSRPPLPLRRVPFLSTRSAFISYVRRRGEPDGGQTDSATAQPATTVLDTSLANTTDSELSDGYTTQQILLKSDHLAKGLGYSSLRGTIKVSRPGGGGESDAAFTPSPPVTLQNVDQNVSLALAHQTRIKNLYTNNGGLHGVVQPGTGPIGGHGPATGGAGAYSLQDTLRDGVHHHPSGQLHHRRPDSSSSASSATDWEGSGHATVLRRAAHQGGGVGGAGHHLPPLPPPRQTLPMVESLRPLAPLAPVYNNITGGAVVSAGPAGVKGVTGANGAAKGALSVLESTSSDSEFERSFDLPGSGSNAASISSKLTSLAHSLQSMRTRNKLKLGVQTGHGQHLQQQQQQQQSLQQHQQQSHLLQHGQQASQHQQQHGHGPLHGATMGRSKLPVDQFGFLDRLSCRTEISSSVALGGVPPPRKPLSTLPDDERTLNLNANKLYFSPTDAEMLPLAEASASELVALGGKAHAPPLVVGSSAGGAGGPSGKDGSKSNQKTIQDSILRHMSREMTPTISEVYHERNIGLGLAPSLSKLLLSKNYDESPDALGKGTGSVGGTGGGSVGGGGSGSGSVAAVNAAAAAALLNKPSAALTVGNLAEAMNEIEMNATTSSKLVDEGVCGICHSPSDLLCGCSATSTVAAVAAMTAALGASTMAKKSSSNKPWLSNVSPNIVKASDLTTADILEQQQKHLKSSVSSGLTSNLSSSTENSLSTVVKRSGSPFSDLSRRDEGDGRSVADSQCSGSFRTDITGSTVTSSKSQQPIPASQQQQQQQQQLPMQQQKQSQTSQQQQVQGAHDQTGVPSQQSSSGAMATVTGVIQQRGKYIIDT comes from the exons ATGCACACCGAACGGCGGCGGCACAGGACGCGTGGAGCCGTAACCGTGCACCAGAGCTCCGGTGGTGGCGCGACCGGTACCACCACACTCTCCACCGCGACCACCCttaccgccgccgccgccgctgcctcCGTTTCCGCCGCATCCTCTCAGCCCGCCATCCATCCCACCGTGTGGGAGATTCTGTCGGCGGAACTGATCCTTTCG AACGAACCGGAGGGTACGCCGGAACTGCCGGCGGCAAATAGGGCGCTGTTCCTCGAGAAGGTGCGCCAATCGAACACGGCGTGCCAGAATGGTGACTTCAGTACGGCCGTGCAGCTCTACACGGACGCGCTCGGGTTGGACCCCGGCAATCACATCCTCTACAGCAACCGTTCGGCGGCGCGGCTTAAGCAGGGCCAGTTTGCGCTCGCCCTGCAGGACGCCACACGTGCCCGCGAGCTGTGTCCCCAGTGGCCCAAGGCGTACTTCCGGCAGGGTGTTGCGTTGCAGTGCCTCGGCCGGTACGGTGAAGCACTGGCCGCGTTCAGTGCTGGCCTTGCGCAGGATCCGAACAGCAAGCAGCTGTTGGCTGGGCTGGTGGAAGCATCGATAAAGAGCCCGCTACGGCACGCACTCGAGCCAACGTTTCAGCAGCTGAAAGCGATGAAGCTCGACCAGTCCCCGTTTGTGGTGATTTCCGTGTGCGGCCAGGAGCTGCTCGGTGCGGGCCAGTATCATGCGGCCGTTACCGTGCTTGAGTCGGCGCTACGCATTGGCTCGTGTTCGCTGAAGCTGCGTGGATCGGTGTTTTCGGCGCTTAGCTCCGCGCATTGGGCGCTCAACCAGCTTGATAAGGCGATCGCGTACATGCAGCAGGACCTGGCCGTCGCGAAGAGCCTCGGCGATACGGCTGGTGAATGCCGAGCGCATGGAAATCTCGGTTCGGCGTACTTTAGCCAGGGTTCGTACAAGGAAGCGCTAACGTCACACCGCTACCAGCTCGTGCTGGCGATGAAGTGTAAGGATACGCAAGCGGCTGCAGCAGCGCTAACGTCGCTTGGACACGTGTACACCGCCATTGGCGATTATCCTAACGCGCTCGCATCCCACAAACAGTGCGTACAGTTGGTCAAACAGATGGGCGATCGGTTGCAGGAAGCGCGCGAAATCGGTAACGTCGGTGCCGTGTACTTAGCGATGGGTGAGTTCGATTCGGCCGTCGATTGCCACACGCAACACTTGCGGCTCGCGCGCAAACTCGCCAACCAAGTGGAGGAGGCTCGAGCCTACAGCAACCTCGGCTCGAGCTACCACTACAAGCGCAACTTCACGCAAGCCATCACGTACCACGAGAGCGTGTTGCGGATCGCGCAGCAGCTCGgtgatcgcgcgatcgaggCACGTGCGTACGCTGGTTTAGGCCACGCGGCCCGCTGTGGGCACGATTTCGTGCAGGCGAAACGTTGGCACGAGAAGCAGCTCGAGATGGCGCTGGCCGCTCGGGACAAGGTCGGTGAAGGTCGCGCTTGTTCGAATCTTGGCATCGTGTATCAGCTGCTCGGGGAGCACGATGCGGCACTGAAGCTGCACCAGGCGCACCTGACGATCGCGAGGCAGCTGCAGGATAAAGCCGGCATGGGCCGAGCGTATGGGAACATTGGCAACGCGTACTCAGCCGCCGGTTACTACGAGTCCGCGATCAAGTACCACAAGCAGGAGCTCATCATCAGCAAGGAGGTGCACGATCGTAGCGCGGAAGCATCCACGCACGGTAACTTGGCCGTTGCGTACCAAGCGCTTGGCGCGCACGATATGGCGCTGATGCATTACCGAGCGCATCTGAACATCGCACGGGAGCTTAAGGACACGGCGGGTGAAGCGTGCGCACTGCTAAACCTTGGCAATTGTCTCAGCTCGCGACAGGAGTTCGCCCAAGCCGTACCGTACTACGAGCAGTACCTGATGCTATCGCAGGAGCTTGGTGATGTGGCGGCTGAAGGCAAAGCGTGTCACTTCCTTGGGTACGCGCATTACTGCATCGGGAACTACCGTGAGGCGGTGCGGTACTACGATCAGGATCTCGCACTCGCCAAGGACCTGCAGAACAAGATGAACATGGGCCGAGCGTACTGCAACCTCGGGTTAGCGCATCTCGCTCTTGGCAACACGGGTGGTGCGCTTGAGTGTCAGAAGTACTTCCTCGCGATCGCACACATGACGAATCACCTGCCGGGGAAGTTCCGTGCGCTGGGCAACATCGGTGACGTGCTGATCCGTATGGGTGATGTGGATGAAGCGATCAAGATGTACCAGCGGCAGCTTGCTTTGGCGCGACAAACGCGTGAACGGGGAATGGAAGCGGCCGCCTGTGGCGCGCTTGGGCTCGCTCATCGGTTACTCAAGAAGCTGGACAAGGCTCTTGGGTATCACACGCAGGAGCTAACGTTGCGTCAGGAAATGGGTGATCTACCCGGTGAATGCCGGGCGCACGGACATCTCGGTGCTGTGCATATGGCGCTTGGGAACTACACACACGCGGTCAAGTGCTACCAGGAGCAACTCGAACGTGCTCAGGAGCTGCAGGACTCAGCCGTAGAAGCTCAAGCGTTCGGTAATCTTGGTATCGCGCGGCTCAACATGGGTCACTACGAGGATGCGATTGGGTATCTCGAGCAGCAGCTCGGTACACTCGAACAAGTGAACACGGCGACGGCTCAACACGATCGTGCACGTGCTCTTGGGCATCTGGGAGATTGCTACGATGCACTCGGTGACTACCACGCGGAAGCGATCAAGTGCCACGAACGGCATCTACAGCTGGCGATCGCGCTCCAAAGCGCCCGGGATCAAGAGCGAGCTTACCGAGGGCTTGGAAACTGCCACAAATCGGTTGGAAACCTGCAGGAGGCTCTCGTATGTCTCGAGAAGCGACTCGTAGTGTCGCACGAGCTTGGTAATCCTGAAGCGAAAGCTGCCGCGTATGGTGATCTCGGCGGGATCCACAGTGCACTCGGTAACTACGAGCAAGCGATCAACTGTCTCGAACATCAGCGAGACATTGCACGTGAACTAGGCGATCGAGTGCTTACATCGGACGCGATCAGTGGACTTGGTGCGGTGTTTCAGCAGATGGGCGATTACGATGAGTCGCTGCGGTTACACAAGCAGGACCTCGAGCTGGGTGAAGGTGCTAGCCATGCGACACTGCAGGCACGTGCCTGTGGTAACCTCGGGTCGGTGTATGACGCCCTACGCAACTACCCAGAATCAGCACGGTACTACGAGAAACAGCTCGCCCTTACAGCTGATCGGCAAACGAAAGCACACGCTTGTCTCGCGCTAGGTCGTGTTTATCACGCTATGGAACAAGTTCCGCAAGCAATTGGCTTTCTCCGTCAGGGTCTAGCCATCGCTCAATCACTCAACAAGCTCGAGGATGAAGCGAAACTACGCCACCGGCTTGGGCTGGCACTGATCGCATCCGGCGAGGACGATGCCGCTCGACAGCAGATGGAAAGTGCCGCTCAAATCCTGGAGTCAATCCGCAGCGATCAAGTCACACCGGAGGCTCGCACGCAGCTGTACGAGCTACAAACTGCTTGCTATCAGACGCTTCAACGTGTACTCGTCGGATTGGGCCGTCCAGAAGACGCACTGGTCGCGGCCGAACGTTGTCGATCACGTATGGGTGCGGATTCGAACCAGAGCGCGGAAAACTCGCTAAACAACCGCAAAACGCTGCTCACCTGCAGCGAGTACATCTTCGACACGGTGAATCGGAGTAAAACGAGCGTGATTTACTATAGTCTCGCCGGCAGTGATCTGTACGCGTGGTTCCTGCAGCCTCAAAAGCGCATCGTTCGCTTCCACGCGACCAAACTCGACGAGCAAGCGTTACCGATGGTGAAGAAGAAAGCCCTGCTGGCTGGATCGGGAGGTGGCACTGAGAAGAAGACTGCTGCAGGCGAGAGCACTGGAACAGGGACTGATCGAGGATCGTTGCTGGAGCAGTACATCAACTACGTGCGTGATTGTTTGGGTGTAAACTCGAGCGGTGTGTTGCAGGAAGGTGACGGTAGCGGGTGGAAGTCCTCCAACGAGAACCTGATCGATGACTTTGCGAATGAACGGGCCGGATTTTTGCGGATGGTGAACCGAAATCATCTGCTGAACTCAAGCAACTACTCGCTCAGCTCGCTGTTCAGCCTTGGTAGTGTCGGTGGATCCGTCGCCAGTCTGCAGGGTTCAACAAG GTCTATTGGAAGCCTGCAGGGATCGACACGATCGAGGCGATCGAACATGCTGCCACCATGGCAGGGTCCGTCCTGTCTGCACGTGCTGTACAACCTGTTGCTGGCACCGTTCGAGGATCTTCTGCCGGACATCAGCACAA CTGCCCGAATCGGTCGTCGCGAACTGATCCTCATCCTGGAGAAGGAACTGTACCTGGTGCCGTTCGCCATCCTGCGCAGTGGAGATGAAGACGGCGAGTATCTGTCCGAACGCTGCTCACTACTGACCGTCCCTTCGTTGCACACGCTACGGCAAAAGAGCCGCATTAAGACCCGTGAACCTG CGGAAGGACTAAACAGCGCCCTCGTCATCGGTGGACCAAAGATCCCGTCCTCACTCTCCGACACATGGGGTTGGTCCGATTCACCAGCCTCCCTGCAGGAAGCGGCCATGGTTTCCGATATGCTGAACACGAAACCACTCGTCAGCTCAAGCGCCACCAAGGAAGCGATCCTCTCGGAACTAGGCGCTGCCGAATGCGTACATTTCGCGGCCAACGTCAGCTGGAAGCTGGGAGCGGTCGTTCTCAGCCCAGGCGAAGTACTCGACTCACCACCATCTCAGAAACGGTTCTACCCAACCGACGGTGATCACGACGAGGAAGCAACCGATCTGTCCGCCGGTGGCATCGAAATCCCGCCCCTATCCGACTTCATCCTGAGCGCTGCTGATCTTCTTTCGATGAAGCTGACCGCCAAGTTGGTTGTACTGAGCTCGTACCACTCCGTCGAACCGATTACGGGCAGTGGTGTGGCTAATCTAGCAGGAAGCTGGCTGTTCGCTGGAACCGGTGCCGTGCTCGTGTCCTTATGGCCCGTCCCAGAAACGGCCGCCAAGATCCTGTTAAGAGCGTTCTACTCAGCACTGCTGCAAGGCACCCGAGCAGCTCGAGCCCTGGCCGAAGCGATGCAAACGGTCCAGCACACGAAACACTTCGCACATCCTGCCAACTGGGCCGGGTTCATCCTGATCGGTGGAAACGTGCGCCTCTCGAACAAAGTCGCCCTAATCGGGCAGGCTCTGTGTGAGCTAATGCGCACGCCAGACAAGTGCCGGGATGCGCTGCGCGTGTGCTTGCATCTGGTCGAGAAGAGCCTGCAAAGGATCCACCGTGGGCAGAAGAACGCAATGTACACCACGCAGAAGAGCATCGACAATAAGGCGGGTCCGGTGAGCGGTTGGAAGGACCTGTTGATGGCGGTTGGGTTCCGGTTTGAACCGGCCGCGAACGGCATCCCGTCCAGTGTGTTTTTCCCGCAAAGTGATCCCGAGGATCGGTTGTCCCAGTGTTCGGCTAGTTTGCAGGCGTTGCTGGGTCTCTCGCCCACGACACTACACGCACTCTCGAAGCTGGTGCATGGAGCGGAGATTGCGGATGAAATTATCGGTGTGATGAGGAACGTTGTCACGCAATTCCCACCGAAAGCGACCGATAACGAGAGTGCGATCGACGTGCCGTTGAGTGTGCGATTGTGGCGTGTTTCCGGTTGTCACGAGCTGCTCGCTTCGCTTGGGTTTGACCTGATGGAGGTTGGCCAGGATCAGGTGACACTGCGTACCGGTAAACAAGCCAACCGACGCAACTGCCAGTTCGTCCTGCAGGCTTTGCTCGCTCTGTTCGACACGCAGGAAGCACCCAAAAGCCTCGGTATCGaatccagcagcagctcggaGTCACTGAACGAGGAGGATTCGCCCGACGAGCAGACGGTTCAGCAACCGTCcatgcagcaacaacaacagcaacagtctCAATCGCAACAACccggtcagcagcagcagcaacagcagcaacagcaacaacaacagccacaACAGCAATCATCCCAAGGAGTAGCGATcaccagccagcagcagcagcagcagcagcagcagctaaaAGCAGGCGTTAGTCCAACACCAACGCAAGCCGATTCACAGCAACGCAGCATCTCACCAGCGGTCACGGTGAAATCTCAAGCCAGCTACAACTTTTCGCGCCCACCGCTACCTTTGCGGCGTGTTCCGTTCCTGAGCACGCGCAGTGCTTTCATTTCGTACGTACGACGACGCGGCGAACCCGATGGTGGTCAAACGGATTCGGCCACGGCACAACCGGCCACCACCGTTCTCGACACCAGCCTGGCCAATACGACCGACAGTGAGCTGTCGGATGGGTACACGACGCAACAGATCCTGCTGAAGAGTGATCATCTCGCGAAAGGACTCGGTTATTCGAGCCTCCGGGGAACGATAAAGGTTTCCCggccgggtggtggtggcgagagTGATGCTGCCTTCACACCCAGCCCACCTGTGACGCTGCAGAACGTGGACCAGAACGTTTCGCTGGCCTTGGCGCACCAGACACGCATTAAAAACCTGTACACGAACAACGGTGGGTTGCATGGTGTGGTGCAACCTGGAACCGGACCGATCGGAGGGCACGGGCCGGCTACTGGTGGAGCGGGAGCATACTCCCTTCAGGACACGCTGCGGGACGGCGTGCATCACCATCCAAGTGGACAGCTTCACCACCGGCGTCCGGATAGTTCCAGCTCGGCCAGCTCAGCCACCGATTGGGAAGGATCCGGTCACGCAACGGTCCTGCGACGAGCGGCCCATCAGGGTGGGGGTGTTGGCGGTGCTGGACACCATTTACCCCCCTTGCCACCACCCCGCCAGACACTCCCGATGGTGGAGAGCCTGCGACCGTTGGCACCTTTGGCACCGGTGTACAACAACATCACCGGTGGAGCTGTCGTTTCAGCAGGTCCGGCAGGTGTTAAGGGTGTGACAGGAGCGAACGGTGCAGCGAAGGGTGCCCTCTCGGTGCTGGAGTCGACGAGTTCCGATTCGGAGTTTGAACGATCGTTTGATCTGCCCGGCAGTGGCTCAAATGCGGCCTCCATCAGCAGCAAACTCACGTCGCTAGCGCACAGCCTGCAAAGCATGCGAACGCGCAACAAACTAAAGCTGGGCGTGCAAACTGGCCACGGTCAGcatctgcagcagcagcagcagcagcagcaatcgctccagcaacaccagcaacaatcGCACCTGCTGCAACACGGACAGCAGGCTTctcagcaccagcaacaacacggACACGGTCCTCTGCACGGAGCCACAATGGGTCGCTCGAAACTGCCGGTGGATCAGTTCGGTTTCCTCGATCGGTTAAGCTGCCGGACGGAGATTTCGTCCTCGGTGGCACTCGGTGGTGTACCACCGCCCCGGAAACCTCTCTCCACGCTTCCGGACGACGAGCGGACACTTAACCTGAACGCGAACAAGCTGTACTTCTCGCCAACCGACGCCGAGATGCTTCCGCTGGCGGAAGCTTCCGCGTCGGAACTGGTGGCCCTCGGTGGTAAAGCTCACGCACCTCCACTGGTGGTGGGTTCGAGCGCGGGAGGCGCTGGAGGCCCGTCCGGTAAGGATGGTTCGAAATCAAACCAGAAAACGATCCAGGACTCGATCCTGCGGCACATGAGCCGTGAGATGACACCGACCATTTCGGAGGTGTACCACGAGCGAAATATCGGGCTCGGGCTGGCCCCGTCCCTGTCGAAGCTGTTGTTGAGCAAGAACTACGATGAGTCACCGGATGCGCTGGGTAAGGGCACCGGGAGTGTTGGTGGTACCGGTGGAGGTTCAGTAGGTGGcggtggttccggttccggatcgGTGGCGGCAGTAAATGCGGCGGCAGCTGCCGCGTTGCTTAACAAACCGAGTGCCGCTCTGACGGTGGGTAACCTGGCTGAAGCGATGAACGAGATCGAGATGAATGCGACCACTTCGAGCAAGCTGGTGGATGAAGGCGTGTGCGGGATCTGTCATTCGCCGTCGGATCTGCTGTGCGGATGTAGCGCAACCTCGACGGTGGCCGCTGTGGCCGCGATGACGGCCGCACTTGGGGCAAGCACTATGGCGAAGAAATCGAGCTCAAACAAACCCTGGCTTAGCAACGTTTCGCCGAACATCGTGAAGGCGAGCGACCTGACGACGGCGGACAtcctcgagcagcagcagaagcacctCAAGTCGTCCGTCAGCAGCGGGTTGACGAGCAATCTGTCCTCATCGACGGAGAACTCACTCTCGACCGTGGTCAAGCGCAGTGGGTCACCTTTTTCGGATCTGTCCCGGCGTGATGAGGGTGACGGGCGAAGTGTGGCCGATTCGCAGTGCTCTGGGAGCTTCCGAACCGACATCACCGGTTCCACGGTGACCAGCTCGAAGAGCCAGCAGCCTATTCCAGCctctcagcaacagcagcagcagcagcagcagctgccgaTGCAGCAACAAAAGCAGTCACAAACatctcagcagcaacaggtgCAAGGAGCTCACGATCAAACTGGTGTACCATCACAGCAATCGTCCTCGGGTGCCATGGCAACGGTGACCGGTGTTATCCAGCAACGGGGAAAGTACATCATTGACACGTAG